In candidate division TA06 bacterium, one genomic interval encodes:
- a CDS encoding HAMP domain-containing histidine kinase, producing MDNSHGGILKTYKYAVFSEIATSFVHEMKNPISAITLGMEFFDMSLAEGDPQKETLRSIYKSSEKLNALLDNLLVYCQNGNFEKTPFKISQVARQAVSLVNYFTTRHQVKVEITEALQEPWITSRASLVLQGLVYLMVWSAKRMPQGGKIIIEILSGGQSVILKFHDQGPVLNAGQRDRIMNPELPLGPNADDLGPQLARRLFLENGAEFNLNAGQPKAPLFSVKFSNQ from the coding sequence ATGGACAACTCTCACGGCGGGATTCTGAAGACCTATAAGTATGCCGTATTTTCCGAGATCGCCACTTCATTCGTCCATGAAATGAAAAATCCGATCTCGGCCATAACCCTGGGCATGGAATTTTTCGACATGAGCCTGGCCGAAGGCGACCCCCAGAAAGAGACCCTAAGGAGCATTTACAAGTCTTCGGAAAAGTTGAATGCCCTGTTAGACAACCTGCTGGTTTATTGCCAAAACGGCAATTTCGAAAAAACGCCGTTCAAGATTTCACAGGTGGCCAGGCAGGCGGTAAGCCTGGTAAATTATTTCACCACCAGGCATCAGGTAAAAGTGGAGATAACCGAGGCGCTCCAGGAGCCATGGATCACCAGCCGGGCCAGCCTAGTGCTGCAGGGCCTGGTTTATCTGATGGTCTGGTCGGCCAAAAGAATGCCCCAGGGCGGCAAGATAATTATTGAAATATTATCGGGGGGACAAAGCGTTATTTTAAAATTCCATGACCAGGGCCCGGTCCTGAATGCCGGACAGCGCGACAGGATAATGAATCCCGAACTTCCCTTGGGACCCAATGCCGATGATCTGGGGCCGCAGCTGGCCCGGCGCCTGTTTCTGGAAAACGGGGCCGAGTTCAACCTGAATGCCGGCCAGCCGAAGGCGCCGCTGTTTTCGGTAAAATTCAGCAATCAATAA
- a CDS encoding sigma-54-dependent Fis family transcriptional regulator — protein MSQKPPCKVLIVDDDQSICLLLKQILGSAGYQVSSASSAAEGLKVLAEEQPDLVLLDMRLPDAWGLDVIPKIKEIDPDIPVIVITGHASIEDAVKAIKAGVYDYLQKPLHADHVLLAAAQAMERKNLLAENKYLQQTLNERYGFENIVAKSRPMMAVFGTIRKIAETKTTVLILGESGTGKELAARAVHFNSKRKGAKFVPINCGGIPETLLESELFGYVKGAFTGANGSKEGLFKIADKGTIFLDEIGTMPMSLQVKLLRALQEGVYYPLGSTVPTEVDVRVIAAANQNLEEAVKKGLFREDLFYRLNVIQIKLPPLRERRDDVMLLAHHFLKKYCAEQEKPIEGFAPEASDFLLRHDWPGNVRELENAVEHGVALCTGKLITLEDFPQRRASTRTEEVSLMIDKPLRQARDEYERRYIIGLLKVTGGNVTKAAEMAGIARQNLQLKLREYGISSKSYAPKNREQ, from the coding sequence ATGAGCCAGAAACCACCCTGTAAAGTGCTGATCGTCGACGACGACCAAAGCATCTGTCTGCTTTTAAAGCAGATACTGGGAAGCGCCGGGTATCAGGTCAGTTCGGCCAGCAGCGCCGCCGAGGGGCTTAAAGTTTTGGCCGAGGAACAGCCGGATCTGGTGCTGTTGGACATGAGACTGCCCGATGCCTGGGGCCTGGACGTGATCCCCAAAATAAAGGAGATCGACCCCGATATTCCGGTGATAGTGATCACCGGACATGCCAGCATTGAGGACGCGGTCAAGGCCATCAAGGCCGGGGTCTACGATTACCTGCAAAAGCCGCTCCATGCCGACCACGTGCTTTTGGCCGCGGCCCAGGCGATGGAAAGAAAAAATCTGCTGGCGGAGAATAAATACCTACAGCAGACCCTGAACGAACGTTACGGATTCGAAAACATCGTGGCCAAAAGCCGGCCGATGATGGCGGTATTCGGCACCATCCGCAAGATAGCCGAGACCAAGACCACGGTGCTGATCCTGGGAGAATCCGGCACCGGCAAGGAGTTGGCGGCCCGGGCGGTTCATTTCAACAGCAAGCGCAAGGGGGCCAAGTTCGTGCCCATCAACTGCGGGGGTATCCCCGAAACCCTTTTAGAATCGGAACTGTTCGGCTACGTCAAGGGCGCATTTACCGGAGCCAACGGCAGCAAAGAGGGCTTGTTCAAGATCGCCGACAAGGGCACCATCTTTCTGGACGAAATCGGCACTATGCCGATGTCGTTGCAGGTGAAACTGCTGCGGGCCCTGCAAGAAGGGGTGTACTATCCCTTGGGCAGCACCGTTCCCACCGAGGTGGACGTCAGGGTGATAGCCGCCGCCAACCAGAACCTGGAGGAGGCCGTCAAGAAAGGACTTTTTAGGGAAGACCTGTTCTACCGGCTGAATGTCATCCAGATAAAATTGCCGCCTTTGCGGGAACGGCGCGACGACGTCATGCTGCTGGCCCATCACTTTTTAAAGAAATACTGCGCCGAGCAAGAAAAACCCATAGAGGGGTTTGCTCCCGAGGCTTCGGACTTCCTCCTGCGGCACGACTGGCCAGGCAATGTCCGGGAACTGGAGAACGCGGTGGAACACGGAGTGGCGTTGTGTACCGGGAAATTGATCACGCTGGAGGACTTTCCCCAGCGCCGGGCCAGTACCCGGACCGAGGAAGTGTCGCTGATGATAGACAAACCTCTGCGCCAGGCTCGTGATGAATATGAAAGGCGCTATATCATCGGCCTGTTGAAAGTTACCGGGGGCAATGTTACCAAAGCGGCCGAGATGGCCGGGATCGCCCGCCAGAATCTGCAGCTAAAGCTCAGGGAATACGGCATCAGCTCCAAATCGTACGCCCCCAAAAACAGGGAGCAATGA
- a CDS encoding response regulator, which produces MMKKVLIVDDEAVLAETVALLLKRQGYHVLWASDGSQALKLVEEQKPDLVIADLVMPNMNGLQLLEWVRDRRSLDKVKFLLMTVKESVLEPLKRHHTEADDYMAKPFDKDQLLEKVKKLIGES; this is translated from the coding sequence ATGATGAAAAAAGTGCTGATAGTGGACGACGAGGCGGTGCTGGCCGAAACGGTGGCGCTCCTTTTGAAACGCCAGGGTTATCATGTCCTGTGGGCCAGCGACGGCAGCCAGGCGCTTAAATTAGTGGAAGAACAGAAACCGGATTTGGTAATAGCCGACCTGGTGATGCCCAATATGAACGGATTGCAGCTTTTGGAATGGGTGCGGGACCGCCGCAGTCTGGATAAAGTGAAGTTCCTGCTGATGACGGTCAAGGAAAGCGTGCTGGAGCCGTTGAAACGGCATCACACCGAAGCCGACGACTACATGGCCAAGCCTTTTGACAAGGACCAGCTGCTGGAAAAGGTGAAAAAGCTGATCGGAGAATCATAA
- a CDS encoding response regulator → MSEQPKILLVDDEETNLNLLKSLCHKMGYGCLTSRDGRQAVEAASTQHPDLIMMDVIMPEMDGFEATRKLKSDPATSHIPVIMVTAASSREDKLKGIACGANDFITKPVDVQELSLRIKNNLNIKEYHDFLKNYSLTLEQQVKERTVKLENVLLQRDQAFDKIKAGYIDTIFRLTLAAEYKDGQTGNHIRRTSHYAKTLALEMGLDQEFAETIYYAMPMHDIGKVGIPDSILLKPGPLNAEEWLVMKEHTTIGSRILTGSQSEILNLAQQIALTHHEHWDGKGYPQKLAAEQIPLAGRIANVVDQYDAIRSRRTYKPRMDHRQALNILTEGDDRSQPGHFDPGIIEVFRKKHQVFEEIYKAHAERNEAARGGKS, encoded by the coding sequence ATGAGCGAACAACCAAAAATATTGCTGGTGGATGACGAGGAGACCAATCTTAATCTCCTCAAAAGCCTGTGCCATAAAATGGGGTACGGCTGCCTGACCTCTCGCGACGGCAGACAAGCGGTGGAGGCGGCGTCTACCCAGCACCCCGACCTGATAATGATGGACGTGATAATGCCCGAGATGGACGGTTTTGAGGCCACCCGCAAACTGAAGAGCGATCCCGCCACCTCCCATATCCCGGTCATCATGGTGACTGCGGCCAGCTCCCGGGAGGACAAGCTTAAGGGCATAGCCTGCGGGGCCAACGATTTCATCACCAAGCCGGTGGATGTCCAGGAGCTTTCCTTACGGATAAAGAACAACCTGAATATCAAGGAATACCACGATTTCTTAAAGAATTACAGCCTGACACTGGAACAGCAGGTGAAGGAAAGGACAGTCAAGCTGGAGAATGTCCTGCTGCAGCGGGACCAGGCTTTTGACAAGATCAAGGCCGGATACATCGACACCATATTCCGGCTGACCTTGGCGGCCGAGTACAAGGACGGCCAGACCGGGAATCACATCCGGCGCACCAGCCATTACGCCAAAACCCTGGCCCTGGAAATGGGGCTGGACCAGGAGTTCGCCGAGACCATTTACTATGCCATGCCCATGCACGATATCGGCAAAGTGGGCATCCCGGACTCCATACTGCTGAAGCCCGGGCCGTTAAACGCCGAAGAATGGCTGGTGATGAAGGAGCACACCACCATCGGCAGCCGGATATTGACTGGCTCGCAGTCCGAGATTCTGAACCTGGCCCAGCAGATAGCATTGACCCATCACGAGCATTGGGACGGCAAAGGTTACCCCCAAAAACTTGCAGCAGAGCAGATCCCGCTGGCCGGGCGCATTGCCAACGTGGTGGATCAATACGACGCCATCCGCAGCCGGAGGACTTACAAGCCCCGGATGGATCACCGGCAAGCCTTAAATATTTTGACTGAGGGCGATGATCGCTCCCAACCCGGACATTTTGACCCCGGAATAATTGAAGTATTCAGAAAAAAGCATCAGGTCTTTGAGGAAATATATAAGGCACATGCCGAACGGAACGAAGCGGCCCGGGGAGGAAAATCATGA
- a CDS encoding CHASE3 domain-containing protein, with the protein MKQVPDEGMGLPRGRASWSVWLAGAIAATGLAGLGGWIFDVGILKSVLPGLVAMKANTAVGFLTSGLALLLLTWPGERKRFRLIAGIGSAFVALLGLASLSQYLFGWNLGIDQLLFKEQPGAAFTTHLGRMAPPTAFNFALLGLALTLSSFGRRPRLGQSLALIAGLVGLLSMLGYFFGNQAIYFFPSWTQMAVHTAVCFVLLSVSILLYYYRSEPNILLSSDPVSRPVGLGFGLVFFILLVVGMISIQSVTMMNESARGIEHTHQVIQELEQYRAKMKTAESAQRGYAISEKAVFLERYQADLGDAVRLLSQVRELTKDNRGQQLRLVGLDSLTRLKIGFSHDVVAARQWKGKAAALIASGSGQRLMSRIDAAIDGMTGEEARLLAQRREQVRRALAITVTMTLLGGLLAALVVVFSGRLVAREMEARRGAEQALQAANEELEASNQQVTAANQELSALNQELQTAQEELEHHRDQLQLMVNEATVEIQKNYQELKEEAEVRRRAEEYLKDSEQLSRAIMEQSPIGVSVRNRFGRLERYNDAWQKLWAMTDEDVKKDLETERTRLAPDQKDGYLGEWAAEVERVYKKGGILHVPELLLSKPELGGDRFISQYFYALTGKDGGVDRVVILTQDITERKRAEEELRQMQGQLETNYAELEAANQELQSSEEELRAAEKGLRSHVEELHKTREILRENEERYRSLFDNSLLGVYRTTPEGRILLANPALIRMLKFGSFEEMSWRNLEKEGWPDFSPSRTAFKEKIEAEGVVTGWETMWENSAGEPVNIRESARAIRDANGKTLYYDGMVEDITGRKVMEQELLQAQKMEAIGHLAGGVAHDFNNMLAGIVGNAELLQLKVYGQKELEAYVDNIIKASGHAANLTKQLLAFARKGQYQQAPVNVHQVIAETLGILGNTIDRRIKVEQRLRANPAVILGDHSQLENALMNLGINARDAMPEGGKLIFSTDMANLDKEYLRNHKYKVEPGPYIQISVEDTGCGMTDEAKRHLFEPFFTTKEKGQGTGLGLAGVYGCVKNHEGSIEVYSELGRGTAVKIYLPVYGGLPAAGDQDFIQMEFLRNTAGTGSILIVDDEEMIRSIAAQILKNAGYHVHACADGQEAVELYSRQHQNIDLVIMDMVMPKLDGREAFGRMRKINPKVKVLLSSGFSEDGDAQAILQDGALGFIQKPYRSAELLLRVQQALQ; encoded by the coding sequence ATGAAACAGGTTCCGGATGAGGGAATGGGGCTGCCGCGCGGTCGCGCCTCATGGAGCGTTTGGCTGGCCGGGGCAATAGCGGCAACCGGTTTAGCCGGGCTGGGCGGCTGGATATTCGATGTCGGCATTCTGAAGAGCGTGCTGCCGGGTTTGGTGGCCATGAAGGCCAACACCGCCGTGGGTTTTTTGACATCCGGGCTGGCCCTGTTGCTATTGACCTGGCCTGGGGAACGAAAGCGATTCCGGCTCATTGCCGGCATCGGCTCCGCCTTTGTCGCGCTGTTAGGATTAGCCAGCCTGAGCCAGTACCTGTTCGGGTGGAACCTGGGCATCGACCAGTTATTGTTCAAGGAACAACCCGGAGCGGCATTCACGACGCATCTCGGACGAATGGCGCCCCCGACCGCGTTCAACTTTGCGCTGCTCGGCCTGGCGCTTACTCTATCGTCGTTCGGCCGCCGGCCCCGCTTAGGTCAGTCGTTGGCTCTGATCGCCGGCCTGGTCGGGCTGCTGAGCATGCTGGGCTATTTTTTCGGTAATCAAGCGATCTATTTTTTTCCCTCCTGGACCCAGATGGCCGTCCATACCGCAGTTTGCTTTGTTTTACTCTCCGTCAGTATTCTCCTATACTACTACAGGTCGGAACCGAACATTTTACTTAGTTCCGATCCTGTTTCCCGGCCGGTCGGACTGGGCTTCGGCCTGGTGTTCTTTATCCTTTTAGTGGTCGGGATGATCTCCATTCAAAGCGTGACTATGATGAATGAATCGGCCCGAGGGATAGAACATACCCATCAGGTCATTCAAGAACTGGAGCAATATCGTGCCAAAATGAAGACCGCGGAGAGCGCCCAACGGGGTTATGCCATTTCAGAGAAAGCCGTCTTTCTGGAACGTTATCAAGCAGATCTGGGAGATGCAGTGCGGCTTCTGTCACAGGTTCGGGAACTGACCAAGGACAACCGGGGTCAGCAGCTCCGACTTGTCGGTCTGGATTCTTTAACCAGGTTAAAGATAGGTTTTTCGCACGACGTGGTCGCCGCCAGGCAGTGGAAAGGGAAAGCGGCGGCCCTGATTGCCTCTGGCTCCGGCCAGCGGTTGATGAGCCGGATCGACGCGGCCATCGACGGGATGACCGGGGAGGAAGCGCGGCTGCTGGCCCAAAGGCGCGAACAGGTTCGGCGGGCCCTTGCCATCACGGTAACGATGACCCTGCTCGGCGGTTTACTTGCCGCGCTGGTTGTCGTTTTTAGCGGCAGGCTAGTCGCCCGCGAGATGGAGGCCCGGCGCGGGGCCGAGCAGGCGCTTCAGGCCGCCAACGAGGAGTTAGAGGCCTCCAACCAGCAGGTCACCGCCGCCAATCAGGAGTTATCCGCCCTGAATCAGGAACTGCAGACTGCCCAGGAGGAGTTGGAACATCATCGCGATCAATTGCAACTGATGGTTAACGAGGCCACCGTCGAAATTCAGAAAAACTATCAAGAGTTGAAAGAAGAGGCCGAAGTTCGCAGGCGGGCCGAGGAATATCTGAAGGACAGCGAACAACTCAGCCGGGCGATCATGGAACAATCGCCGATAGGCGTCTCGGTTCGCAACAGGTTCGGAAGGCTGGAAAGATACAACGATGCCTGGCAAAAACTGTGGGCCATGACCGACGAAGATGTTAAAAAAGACCTGGAGACCGAACGAACCAGGCTGGCCCCGGATCAAAAGGACGGCTACCTGGGCGAGTGGGCTGCAGAAGTTGAACGGGTGTATAAAAAGGGTGGAATACTGCATGTCCCTGAACTTCTGCTCAGTAAGCCGGAATTAGGGGGCGACCGTTTCATTTCGCAATATTTCTACGCCCTGACCGGAAAAGACGGCGGGGTTGACCGGGTGGTGATATTGACCCAGGACATCACCGAACGCAAACGGGCCGAGGAGGAATTGCGCCAAATGCAAGGGCAACTGGAGACCAATTACGCCGAACTGGAGGCAGCCAACCAGGAGTTGCAATCTTCCGAAGAAGAGTTGAGGGCAGCGGAGAAGGGATTAAGGAGCCATGTGGAAGAATTGCACAAAACCAGAGAAATATTGCGGGAGAACGAAGAACGATATCGTAGTTTATTTGACAACTCCCTGCTGGGGGTATACCGGACAACACCGGAGGGCCGGATATTGCTGGCCAATCCCGCCCTGATCCGAATGTTAAAGTTCGGTTCCTTTGAAGAGATGTCCTGGCGTAACCTTGAAAAAGAAGGATGGCCCGATTTTTCGCCATCCAGGACGGCATTTAAGGAAAAAATTGAGGCCGAAGGCGTTGTCACTGGCTGGGAGACGATGTGGGAAAATTCAGCGGGCGAACCGGTTAACATTAGAGAAAGCGCCCGGGCAATAAGGGATGCCAATGGCAAAACATTATATTATGATGGAATGGTCGAGGATATCACCGGGCGCAAAGTGATGGAGCAGGAACTGCTGCAGGCCCAGAAAATGGAGGCCATAGGCCACCTGGCCGGCGGGGTGGCCCACGACTTCAACAACATGCTGGCCGGGATCGTAGGCAACGCCGAACTGCTGCAGTTAAAAGTTTACGGACAGAAGGAACTGGAGGCCTATGTAGACAACATCATCAAGGCTTCGGGGCACGCCGCCAATCTCACCAAACAGCTTTTGGCCTTTGCCCGCAAGGGGCAGTATCAGCAGGCTCCGGTCAATGTCCATCAGGTCATCGCCGAAACCCTGGGCATCCTGGGCAATACCATAGACCGGCGGATCAAGGTAGAACAGCGCTTAAGGGCCAACCCGGCGGTTATTCTGGGAGACCACAGCCAGTTAGAGAACGCTCTGATGAACCTGGGGATCAACGCCCGGGACGCCATGCCCGAAGGCGGCAAGCTGATTTTCTCCACCGACATGGCAAACCTGGATAAAGAATACCTCCGCAATCATAAGTACAAGGTCGAGCCCGGGCCTTATATCCAGATCTCGGTGGAGGATACCGGCTGTGGCATGACCGACGAGGCCAAACGCCATCTGTTCGAGCCGTTCTTCACCACCAAGGAAAAGGGCCAGGGCACCGGGCTGGGCCTGGCCGGGGTCTACGGCTGTGTCAAGAACCACGAGGGATCGATAGAAGTATATTCCGAACTGGGCCGGGGGACGGCGGTCAAGATCTACCTGCCGGTATACGGCGGCCTGCCTGCGGCCGGGGATCAGGACTTTATCCAAATGGAGTTTCTGCGCAATACGGCGGGTACCGGAAGCATTCTAATAGTTGACGACGAGGAAATGATCCGGAGCATCGCCGCCCAGATTCTTAAAAATGCCGGCTATCATGTCCATGCCTGCGCCGACGGCCAGGAAGCGGTGGAATTGTACTCCAGACAACACCAGAATATTGATCTGGTTATAATGGATATGGTAATGCCCAAACTGGACGGACGCGAGGCCTTTGGCCGGATGCGCAAGATAAACCCCAAGGTCAAAGTGCTTTTGTCTTCGGGTTTTTCCGAGGACGGCGACGCCCAGGCCATTCTGCAGGACGGGGCGCTGGGATTCATCCAGAAGCCTTACCGCAGCGCCGAGCTGCTGTTGAGGGTGCAGCAGGCCTTGCAATGA
- a CDS encoding PAS domain-containing protein, whose protein sequence is MKLFKGLALNHKSTVLIIRWLVVLLVIFMAAYSPKGLDFNSPNYLLSLIYLILNLAISFIPQRYFDRGWFVYLLFVLDIIFVSAVIYFAEGIDTDFYLIYFLSIFMSSVGQSLGGSFPVAIVTSLLYGWLVYKKYGTDMFGEPAFWLRIPFFFLIAMFSSFWSVQVAAERKKKEQAEEFSHRLQKEIEQATEEYLKANENLKYFKEYNDNIMASINSGVIVVDINRVATTFNKEAVNICQLVSAAVVGKSLREYEKLKPIDDLLKATMEHGNPLSRKEMVLTMENKSEKVIDVSTSLLHSQTTRTNGAIAIFSDISKTKSLEERVKNSEKLAVLGEMAAVMAHEIRNPLNAIAGFSQLLQTKVNEADPRRKYVDIVTQEAFRIDTLISDILDFAHQKKVANLEVNVEELADRVIAAKSDQAKKKGVSLTKQPASNTPAVMGDAVRLERILLNLVNNAIDAMDQPGNITIKTERLESDQGPLAHISVQDSGCGIPPENLKAIFKPFFTTKSAGTGLGLAIIQKIAEEHHGIISVESEIGKGTTFNLTLPAVGKTGAQGNEQ, encoded by the coding sequence ATGAAGCTGTTCAAAGGCCTGGCCTTAAATCACAAAAGTACGGTATTGATCATCCGCTGGTTGGTGGTGCTGCTGGTGATCTTCATGGCGGCTTATAGCCCCAAGGGCCTGGATTTTAACAGCCCCAATTACCTGCTGTCGCTGATCTACCTGATCCTCAACCTGGCCATCTCCTTTATTCCCCAACGTTACTTTGACAGGGGCTGGTTTGTTTACCTGCTGTTTGTGCTGGACATCATCTTCGTCTCGGCGGTGATCTATTTTGCCGAGGGCATAGACACCGACTTTTACCTGATTTATTTTTTAAGCATCTTCATGTCCAGCGTGGGCCAGAGCCTGGGGGGGTCCTTTCCGGTGGCCATCGTTACCTCGCTGTTGTACGGCTGGCTGGTCTACAAGAAGTACGGGACGGACATGTTCGGTGAGCCTGCATTCTGGCTGAGGATCCCGTTCTTCTTTTTGATAGCCATGTTCAGCAGTTTCTGGTCGGTCCAAGTTGCGGCCGAGCGGAAGAAGAAGGAACAGGCCGAGGAATTTAGTCACAGGCTTCAAAAAGAGATAGAACAGGCCACCGAAGAATATTTAAAGGCTAACGAAAACCTTAAATATTTTAAAGAATACAACGACAACATAATGGCCAGCATCAACAGCGGGGTGATCGTGGTGGATATAAACCGGGTGGCAACCACTTTCAATAAGGAAGCCGTGAATATTTGCCAGCTCGTTTCCGCCGCAGTGGTAGGCAAATCTTTGCGGGAATACGAAAAGCTTAAGCCCATTGACGATTTGCTTAAGGCTACCATGGAACACGGTAATCCCCTTTCCAGAAAAGAGATGGTTTTAACGATGGAAAACAAAAGCGAGAAAGTGATAGATGTCTCCACTTCGCTGCTGCACAGCCAGACCACTAGGACCAACGGAGCCATTGCCATCTTTTCCGATATTTCCAAGACCAAAAGCCTGGAAGAGCGGGTTAAAAATTCGGAAAAGCTGGCGGTGCTGGGCGAGATGGCGGCGGTGATGGCCCACGAGATCCGCAATCCCTTGAACGCCATCGCCGGATTCTCCCAGCTGCTGCAGACCAAGGTGAACGAGGCCGACCCCCGGCGCAAATACGTGGACATAGTCACCCAGGAAGCCTTCCGGATAGACACCCTGATCTCCGATATCCTTGATTTCGCCCATCAGAAGAAGGTCGCCAACCTCGAGGTCAATGTGGAAGAACTGGCGGATCGGGTGATCGCAGCCAAATCGGACCAGGCAAAGAAAAAGGGGGTATCCCTGACAAAACAGCCCGCGTCCAATACTCCGGCGGTAATGGGCGACGCCGTGAGGCTGGAGCGGATACTGCTGAATCTTGTTAATAACGCCATTGACGCCATGGACCAGCCGGGCAATATAACAATAAAGACAGAGCGGCTGGAGAGCGACCAGGGCCCCTTAGCCCATATTTCGGTGCAGGACAGCGGCTGCGGCATTCCCCCGGAAAACTTAAAGGCCATATTCAAGCCGTTCTTTACCACCAAGTCGGCCGGGACCGGCCTGGGGCTGGCCATCATCCAGAAAATAGCGGAGGAACATCACGGGATTATCAGCGTGGAAAGCGAGATAGGCAAAGGCACCACTTTTAACCTGACGCTTCCAGCGGTGGGAAAGACGGGGGCACAAGGCAATGAACAGTGA
- a CDS encoding response regulator, whose product MKRIIVADDEANIRLLMEAVLTEEGHQITAVASGREALRKILKEDFDLGIFDIKMPDMNGLELIQRIRELKKTFPVVVCSAFKHLQDDYVIGTSGIAAYIIKPVNLDDFKNKIKEILEQKQSSDSG is encoded by the coding sequence ATGAAACGCATCATCGTGGCCGATGACGAGGCCAATATCCGGCTTCTGATGGAGGCGGTTTTAACCGAAGAGGGACACCAGATAACGGCGGTGGCCAGCGGCCGTGAAGCCCTAAGAAAGATACTAAAGGAGGATTTTGACTTGGGGATTTTTGACATTAAGATGCCGGACATGAACGGCTTGGAGCTGATCCAGAGAATAAGGGAACTTAAAAAAACTTTTCCGGTCGTCGTTTGCTCGGCCTTCAAGCACCTGCAGGACGACTATGTCATCGGCACTTCGGGCATTGCTGCCTATATCATCAAGCCGGTGAATCTTGATGATTTTAAAAACAAAATCAAAGAAATACTGGAACAAAAACAGTCGTCGGATTCCGGTTGA
- a CDS encoding response regulator, which yields MEKIVKNPKKILVVDDDRNVLFLMSELLARENYEIIQASDGLAALKLVRQLLPELAVLDVMMPGLDGFELCRRIKNDPLTSGIKVIMVTAKTLGKDIETGLSAGADHYITKPFKISELSTKIKELIG from the coding sequence ATGGAAAAGATCGTCAAGAATCCCAAAAAAATATTAGTGGTTGATGACGACCGCAATGTGCTGTTTTTGATGTCCGAATTGCTGGCCCGGGAAAACTATGAGATCATTCAGGCATCGGACGGGCTGGCCGCTTTGAAACTTGTCCGCCAGTTGTTGCCCGAACTGGCGGTGCTGGACGTGATGATGCCCGGCCTAGACGGGTTTGAACTCTGCCGCCGGATAAAAAATGATCCCCTGACCAGCGGCATTAAAGTGATAATGGTCACCGCCAAAACTTTGGGCAAGGATATTGAAACCGGACTATCGGCCGGAGCCGACCACTACATCACCAAGCCGTTTAAGATATCCGAGCTGTCCACTAAAATAAAGGAATTGATCGGCTGA
- a CDS encoding DUF4159 domain-containing protein: MRIKVLILFFIVLLACSIQAGFIDIVRLKYGGGGDWYNDPEEETNLLKEFSARTGVSVNAEKVSLSAGDDDLFLHPFLFITGHGEIKFTAREVERLRLFLTSGGFLYADDDYGMDQSFRREMKRVFPETEMQELSYDFPLFNCYYDFSAGLPKIHEHEKGQPKAYGLFYQGRLAVFYTFNTNISDGWTNDHNDPAEKREEAVRMGINILWYALTRP, translated from the coding sequence ATGCGTATCAAAGTCCTTATATTATTTTTCATCGTGCTATTGGCCTGTAGTATTCAGGCCGGATTCATCGACATCGTCCGCCTGAAATACGGGGGCGGGGGCGATTGGTACAACGATCCCGAGGAAGAGACAAATCTCTTGAAGGAATTCTCGGCCCGCACCGGGGTCAGCGTCAATGCCGAAAAGGTCTCGCTTTCGGCCGGCGATGACGACCTGTTCCTGCATCCGTTTCTGTTCATCACCGGGCACGGCGAGATAAAGTTTACCGCCCGCGAAGTGGAGCGCCTGCGTCTCTTTCTGACCTCGGGCGGATTCCTATACGCCGACGACGACTACGGGATGGACCAGTCATTCCGCCGGGAAATGAAGCGGGTGTTCCCGGAGACGGAGATGCAAGAGCTATCTTACGACTTTCCACTGTTCAATTGCTATTATGATTTCTCCGCCGGCCTGCCCAAGATCCATGAGCACGAAAAGGGGCAACCTAAAGCCTACGGCCTGTTTTACCAAGGGCGGCTGGCGGTCTTTTATACTTTCAACACCAACATCTCCGACGGCTGGACCAACGACCACAACGACCCGGCCGAGAAAAGAGAAGAGGCGGTGAGAATGGGAATCAATATTTTGTGGTATGCGTTGACCAGGCCGTAA